The following nucleotide sequence is from Populus trichocarpa isolate Nisqually-1 chromosome 11, P.trichocarpa_v4.1, whole genome shotgun sequence.
tcctttaatttcactattacttcaaattaatctactaaaaacatgtaaaatcacTTGTAATGAGTTCCTATCAATCTATGACACCATTAGTATTATATCCTGTccttaaaagtaattaaaaaccaaatatacATAATTCCAAAACCTTTCTAAATAACcctaaaatgcataaaaaaaattatttaaaatataaggatAGAAAAAACATACCtcaaattggtaaaaaaaaataaagattttgacCATAAATCAAATCTCCTCCTTGAGCTTCCTATCCTTCTCTCTATTGATATGGGTTTTAATCGTATGACAAGATAGAGTGTAAGTTACTATagagtattattttatttttatcctttaaattaatatgtaattactaatatatttattgttacTATAATacccttaattaataaaaaatagaaaatccaatttattattttattttatttattattactattttttttctttcacacttaaaatgaagaaaattgagCCAAGGTCAACTTGGAAATGACAATGAATTTCATTTATACATATCACATgacaaaattgacaaaaacaaattctttatATAAACTTAGCTTGCTTTGAGAGTACTTTGACACTTGCATTGGGATCAATATTCTTATAAATtcctataaattatatttatttatataattatttatttatcaatataatttatttattttttaaaagtctagtttccaattattttttactttcaaaacacaatttattgaatcaaaatatttacTTATTTCCCACAATTCTCTCTCTCCAAGGGTACAGGACATTATTGGCGAACTGTCTCATAGCCATGGAGAGGCCAGATGCAATTATACAAGGAAAGCTTTGTAAGCATTCAAGATGAAATATGCTCTgtctatatatacacacacctgTTGATGTACATTTCAACCTGCTGACATTAACAGATTAAATGTAGAAAAAGTACCACTTCCTGATTCTTCAGTTGCAGTTTGGGTGAACACAAGTTTGAGTCGTTCATGCGCTGCATATGCAATTGTAGATACTCCAGGAAGAGAAAAGGATGCGTTAGATATGATCTGTATATTCGAGTCGATGCACTTAAATTTGTACTTGTTTTGCGCTGAATTTCCCAATAAAAACTACTATTTTCAGAAAcatttttcataaacaaaaatattagtgAGAAAAGGCGTCTGATCCTCAAAGTTATTGTCTTTGTTCCGTTTCAATCACAATTGAGTTCTCTGTACTCTTCTCATTCTCATGCAGAATGCAAGGGCATCAAATGGTTCTCTTGAAAAGGAATTGCTGACCGTTCTTGTTCCAACTGTGGGTTCCACATGGCTGATCATTAGCATATTTGGTTATTTGTGGCTCAGGAACAGAGGAGAAAAAGGTAAAGACAAAGCAAGCATCAAAACAGAAGGTAGATAGAGTAACTGTCCATAAAAGAATAGTTGACGAACACCACACCTATAGCATTCCATATGATGATGCTGTTAGGTTTCTTCCTCGACACTAGGCAGAATGGATCAGTTGTTTAGAATCAGGATAGGAGTTTTAGCAGTGGGTACGTCTAGTGCTGAAGAGCTATCTGTTGTGATGTAtaacatatttgttttcattacaAATCTAATGGAACTTCATATCAGCAATTATTCAGACAGTACAGCTTCAGCGACTAGCAATTTCAGAAATTGTCACCTCATTTACAGAACACTGTCCATCTTCTACGTCTAATGCTATATCAGGATTATTGTCAGATTTTCTAAAGAGGAATGCAGGTTGTTTTGGAGAAGGAATCTCTGTTTCGCTACTCAACATAAAAACAACCGCCAACATAGATGGTCTGTCCGTGGCATCTTCTTGCACGCACAGCAGACCAATTTGTATGCATTTCAAGGCTTCACGCGGATCATACAACTCCGTCAGTGATGGATCAACTATCTCCAATGCTTTGTCTTCTCTCCACAATTCCCACACCTGTGTTGTTCATATAAATCATTAGCATACAAGAAATAAGAGCAGACAACATCTAAAATTGTGAACAATGAAATTCAGCCAAGAGCACACATGGCTCTCTTATAACTCACATATCCAATCAAGGTCAAAGGAGGATTCTGTTGATAAAATCTGTTGTTCTTCTTGCCACTCACAATCTCTAGCAACACGACCCCAAAACTGAAAACATCTGATTTTACAGAAAAGTTTCCAAGCACAGCATATTCTGGTGACATATAGCCACTGCATCAGAAAAACAAGAATCTGAAGTTTTAGTATTTCTGGTAATCAATGATAGTACTTTGTCACTCGGTCTTTGTTTTAGGCAAATGTACTTACAATGTTCCTACAACTCTCCTGGTCCTATCTTCAGTTTGGTTGCCTTCAAATATTTTTGCCATTCCAAAATCTGATATTTTTGGGTTCATCTCTGCATCCAGTAGAATGTTGCTACATTTTAAATCCCTGTGAATGATTCTCAACCTGGAATCTTGGTGAAGATATAAAATCCCACGAGCTATTCCAACAATAATATCGAAGCGTTTTCGCCAATCCAATAACAATCTTCTGCTTTCATCTgttgaaacaattatttttcaaacaggTAAAATTTGACAACTAGAGTAAATCAGGGCAATAAATACTTGAAGAGACTTACGGAAAAGAAACGAGTCCAAGCTTTTGTTTGGCAAGTATTCATAGATTAACATTTGTTCTCCATCCTGATTGCAGTAACCTAGAAGTTTCACAAGATTCCTGTGTTGAAGCTTTGCAATTACCATAACTTCATTTTTAAACTCTTCTATTCCTTGTCTTGAACTTCTAGATAACCTTTTTATTGCAACCTCCAGTCCATTAGCTAGCAGACCCTAAAATCATGTTACAAgaatatggtaaaaaaatacctttaagGTGACTCATATGTCAATAACAATTAAGGTTGAAAGTCCATTGGACGGCCAATTACATCCATGATAAATGGAGATgcaaaaattaagttatatataaaGGGTTcttaatctattaaaaaaaatagttatgaaAAGTTTTGTATTTTCCATCCGCGTAGTAAACCTAAAGTTTCACATGGATTAGGGTCTGTTTGTTTACGCGGTTGCGGCTGCGTTTTAAATAAACCGTAGATTTAAGCTGTTtggtaaagataaaaatgagaTTTATTGTTCATGGGCCCCATTGTTTTCTGCGTTGCAAACGCAAGGGGAGAAGAAGCAGCTTGGAGCTGCTTTTTTTGCAAACTGTGTTACAGCACAGTAACCAGAGGCGCGCAACTTTTTCTTCTGCTTCCAGTAACTAGAGGCGCGCAACTTTTTCTTCTACTTCCAGTAACCAAAGGCGcacaacttcttcttcttctgcacttccatgtctccactgttcacgtgaacagtggagacatggaagtgcagaagaagaagaagaagaaggagaatgaGGGGCTGGGGAAAACAGGGAAAGAGTCCAACTCCTGCACCAAGCAAACAATGAAAAGAGAAGGAGCAGAACAGAGGAATAGAAAAGTGCTCCACTTTCATCTTCCTCCCGCTTTGCTTTTATCAATATTACACTattcaagtgaattttaattcacttgaacagtgtagCAACACACGTGAATTTAGTACACGAGTGTTgctttgcccagccgggtcactggcttgggccagtgatcgggccgggctggctgggtttAGCCCAGCCTATATGGGTTGGACCAGGTCCAATCCAAACCTAAAAGCATTGACCCAGGTCTGTTccaaacctaaatgcattgaactgGGTatgacccagtaaaataaaaaaatccaaaaaaatttcacagatattgtgttttatttgaaaaactaatgtTTAACATAATTCAATGGCACTATATAATTACATTTGAAGGAGATTgtatgatgacgtagcatttgtagaatttgatcgcaattccaattttgttcttgatgatattttacctgatgttattGCACGCTCAGGAAACCATGGAAACTGTAAtccttgttggatagatttcatACGTGATAAAATTACATATAATTTTatgcaacaataaaatataatttatataaagtattgtttattttatgatgtaatatcAGTACTTAAATCGataatatttcaatgaaaaaccaccaatattaatatatgtcttttttaattattttataaccttagtTTAAAAgatattctttaattaaatacattaaattactttttgttgaacctcaatttcaaccacagttttaaccaaacatatatttttccaaaccaacctcaactaaaagtactttttataaaacaacttttttcaaaccacaaccacaacagctaccgcaataccaaacacagaCTCTTTATTCTTAATACCACAAAGATTTTTGAACAATTATTTCAACACATAATGAATCATTATAGGAGGCATGTATcctattaattttctattatgTACATGCATATATGCATGCCATATTGATGTTATCCTAGATGTTGTATTAGAGTAGAGTCTTCTCCATTCATGGCTtgtaaaaatgagtttttggagTATCTTTTAGTCCAACATCAAAGTCAAACTCTTGAAAATATTCAACATAATCATTAGAAATTATTGGTCTCCTTGTTTGAACTAAGTGCCCTTGAATTGATTAgtgtttaaaattatctaaataatttttttgaacaataactaattttttttttatctttatgcaacccatttaaatattatgtttcctcaaattttatccttttagcaAAATCACTCCTATTGAAATTGAGATCCTTGATAAATTTAGCATTTCTTGCCTTAACTATTCATGCAttatgagaagaaaaataaaacatatatccTTCAGAGTTCACTATATAACCAATGAAATATCTACTAATTATTCTTGGGTCTAATTTCTATAGTTGAGGATTATTAATCCTTACCTCAAAAAATTGGACTTCTATCTATTTCATAATTCAAAAGGTATCTTAACACATTTTTAGGATGAAAccctattttaaaatatatacaacAATCTTTAATTCTAACTCTATAAAGACATTGGTAAATTAAAAGTACCAATTATGTTCCTTACCATGTCTATAAGTGTACGATTCCTTCTTTTAGCTACATTATCTTATTGTGGTGTGTTAGACATTGTATATTGTACAATAATGCCCTCTCCTTTAAGGCAATGAACCAGACATTTATCAATTTTCGTGTATCTACCATAATACTCTCCATCTCTATCTGACCTTACAaacattatgatatatttttttctccaccTTAACCTTATAGGTCTTAAAAGCATCTAATGCTTCAGCTTTATCAAATAAAAGACATAGATACATAAATCTACTAGAATGATCATCAATGAATAAGgtgaaatatatttgattatttaagcATAGAGTAATAAATAGTCCACAAATGTCAGTACATatgatttcaaaaattttagCATAACACCTTTAATGGTATTGTTAGTTTGCTAACCCTTTATGCAATCTACACAAAtaccaaaatcaataaaattaagagtGTTTAAAACTATATCATTCactaatcttttaattatttcaatgaaGATGTGATCTAATCTTTTATACCAAAACATAAATGAATTCTCATCCATTTTgctctttttaattatagaatCAACATGCATTGATAAATAGTTGAGTTTAAAAGTAGAGTCTAgattgattttatataaatcattaattaacgTTCCACCACTAGTAGaaagtttagtttttaaaatactaaaaacattttcatcaaacaaaaatcCATAACCAACATCACAAAAtctagaaattaaaaaccaaatttttagaaaatggTGGAACATAGAAGAatttttcaaatccaaaataagtccagattttaaaattaatctagaaGTCCCCACAACTTCAACTTCAAAGCGTATCTAGTTTCTTGAATAGATgtcttcttcattttcctttagcttttttagtgtaatattttaaaagaaagaaaggttttaataaaaaaatggcaaGAATATCTTTGAATGAGTAGATATTAGATATAAATGAATGAGAGAGATTTTGATAATTGCACAAAACTTGTTAAATATAATAAGAAGagtaagacaaaaaaaagaaagagatttaaGTGTTTGACTATAATTTCTTTTAGCTAATAGTCTagacatttattattattattattattagatattaaattgatgttttgtgcagataaggtattattttctatatctattgggatatatgatttatttgttcATTAAGTGTTTATTTTAATGATGCAATAAATTGTAATACATGAAAGGAAATACTTGATTATAAAATGAAATCACTATGATTtatatgttgtattttttatttaagtactATATATTTTGAACTCTAGAAAAATATCGTTACTTCTCTGTTCATGTCATGTGGGCTaagtggaaaaataataataaaaatattcttaaatttacCAATATATACCatgtagattttaaattaactgACAATTAAAGCTTAGAACTCATTGAACTAACTCTAGTAGAAGGCCAAGTACATCCATGATTGATAAATGGAGGGGTAAAAATTTAGGTTATCTGTAAAGGGTCCATattctagcaaaaaaaaaaaaaaaagttatgaaaagCCATGTGTCTTCCATCCAATTAGTAACTCTAAAACTTTACAtgaattaaaagattttattattattgaaaccacaaaaatagatttctgtacaattatctcaatatttaatCAATCATTACACCAAGAGGAATGTATCCTATTAATTTTGTACCGTGTTTATATGCCTGGCGTATTAAAGTTTTCTTACATATTAAGCATCTAAACTACCAATAagctagaaaaaacaaatctgtaTTATTGAGAACACATTTAATTTTCAGCTAGAAAATGAATTGAGAAACTCTACCTTataaaccgagccaaaaccaccTTGCCCGAGTTCGTTAGCTGGAGAGAAATTGTTTGTGGCCGCCATTATGGTGCTGAGCTTGAAACATTCCGATTCAGTAGAATTGCTGTTTATCTGCAGCTCGGTACCTGGTTTTTTTGCCCATGAATCAAAAAGTGAACTTCTCCTCATAACCAGAGGAGAATAAATACATGACTAGGGAAGCAAATCCAAATAGAGATTTGAGAGTCTTGTCTTACCTTTTTTTGCCCCCTTCTTGAGCCGCAAATAAGCAGTTAGGCTAATGAGAAACAACAATAATGCAATTGATGGTGCTAAAATGGCCTGCATCGTTTTTTCCCGAGAACCATTTAGCTTCCTTGTATTACCAGCTGCATGAGAATGAAAACAATAACGATTAACTCCAGACGAAAAACCACTCCCTTCTCCTATGGAAACATGGCAAGACATATGGCAAAGGCTGTCCCCTTCGGCACCTAATAAGTATCTATATCGTTTCTTTCACGTAGTACACAGCTTATTAAGTACAGTCTAGAGCAGTGACAAGAATAGAAAAGCTCttataaatcaatatttgtAATCACAATCCTTTGAAATTGTTACGGAGAAGAAAAAGGGTACCTAATTCATATGCATCAACACGAACATACAGATCATGACTTTCAATCCTATCATATTTAATGTCTACTAATTCCTTGTGCCAATTCAAACAACCATCCCCTTTTCCGGGAATCACAATGACAGCGTAAGCAGAGCATGAACAATTCCTCTTGCATTCCAGTTCACAGTACTCTGCACGACTCTTGCTCATGTCCACCCAAGCTGCAGCTGAAGTGTCCGGAAGAATTACATTTTCCACCTTCACAAACCCTTCTCCATGATCGCACACCGAAGATGTCTGTAGCCGCTTCCTGACACAACCACCGGACCCATCTCTCAATGACCATTCCATTGGGTTCTTGGGCTCGAACCCAGGTAAACAGGCACATCCAAAAGCATTATAATTGGCAAGTTCACACGTACTATAAGCACCACAGTATCCATAATAGTCGCACTGTAACTGAGGGGACTTCCAGTATTCCTTCCACCGACCATCACTTTCTCGCCATGTTAACATCTTTAGAAGTCCTGAATGATCCACTATTAGTCTTACCAGATAATAACCATCAGGAACTGTTGATTGACAGTATATTTCGTCTGGATCATTtacaaaaacgcttttgaatgTGCCCATCTGACTTCTCCATGGCCAAGGGGGAGCTCTAGTAATTGGCTTTGTACCATTATAGAGAAAGAATTGTGGTGAACCATTTGGGTTGATCCTAATTGAAAAGTCTCCAATTCCAGGGTCATCAGCTGATCTCCATGATGTTAGGAACCGATCAGTTCCTAATTTTCGATCCAGCCCCAGTTTCATTCCAGGTAGCTGTATGTTAGTAGGATAATCGAAGCTCTGCCATACAATTTTTCTGCTTCTTTTCCTGACCAGTATCAAATTCCCAGAATCCAAGAGTTGAGCTTCACAAGTATCATTTTCTTCCACTGAAACATTGGTAGACCACACTAGAAGCTTTTGGTCATCTTTACGATAGAGAACGAGGTTACCAAATTGGTTTATGAAGAGAAAGCCAGAGGAACCAATGATTGGATCGTTCCTGTTTGCAACCCACACCACAGTTTGTTCTGGTATTTTATGGTACCAAATTCCAAGATATCTATTGGTTGAACTGCCAGGACTGAAAAATCCTAGTGCGAAAATATTTCCTTTGGAGATAAGAAGGTCACCTTCTTTAATGGTTTGGTTGGTCTTTAAGGATTCTTGGGATGTACAAGATAAGAATTGGAgcattataagagaaaaaagcaGGAATAGTTTTTCAGCTTCCATGATGAGGCAAACTGGACCTTGGCTTTTGGACATGTGAAATGTTGCTTGCAGACAAGTCTGACAAGAGAAGTTATTTTGGGATCCACCTCGCTTAACTAGGCATTTTTTTCATGGGTTTTTCTTTGCAACCTTCAAGATCTAGACCATGACTTGTCTAGTCCTTTTTATACTACACCCTCATTTGGTATTGCGtagcaaaatttatttatttttatttaaaattaatttttttcatgtttttagatgatttttttgtcaaaaatattttaaaaaaataaaaaatatatattttaatatatttttgagtaaaaaatattttaaaaaataatcgctacCATACTACTAATGTAAAACCCgagaacaaattatatataaaaaagaggatttataataatttaaattttgttataaaatagaataatgtaattacagaaaataataataatgatgataaaaatttattagttttggagaacaaaaaaaatggcttaattgataaaaaaaagagaaagataggGTCAAAATGGAATTTAGAAGAAATGGTTGGGTAATTATAATGTTATGTTTAGAATACTAAATTGTATTGtgttatttatgaaattttagtgtttggaTGGTTGTTTTAATCACTAACTTATGCATGTGATATGAGATGGAGATTGAGTATGAAGATTTGTCCTAAGTATATTCTCGAATGAATTAAATGGTTGATTTGTACCAGTTGGATGTGATTATAGGTGGGATGTGATTATAAATATATGCAGGGTAAATTATCGATAACTTGGAACCTCCCGGTATCAGAaagacttaataaaaaaataaataaataatatattccaTTTACTCCTTATGTGGAAGTTAAACGGATAATTTAACTTATAAGGCTGTTACAACTAGACGCTCCTGCATGTACTCCACATAAGACACAATAATTGTctttagtgataaaaaaaattttctttcctaattttgagttttattttaaaaaataataattgaaaaacatgtttatttgttgaaaataaaaacaatttgtttccACTCAAAAAGAACCTTAAAACTATAATTGCTTTTCCTACAAAATCAAtaccataatttataattattatttttatatttgtgataattaaatcataaatatttattttattttttaaaattaaaaattatcatgaaaaaattatattattaactaaaaaaactctataaattaaCATATGTTCTCCACCCTAAATGCAACAGCCTAGAAGCTTCACAAGTTCATGCGGTGAAACTTTGCAATTACTGTGACTTTAGTTTTAAATTCTTCTCCTGAATTTCTAGACaaccttttaagttttaacgGTAGAGAATGGTGGAGACAAAGTCCCACCATTCTAGTACAGGACCGCTCCCTTTCGGTGGGTTGTTGGCAGTCATGTTCAACAGTAAAAATGGTTGGAGAGGTTGTAAATTGGCAGGATTAATCTTTGTCCCCATACGAATCTAAGTTCATAACCGGCGATACAAGAGTTGTGTGGAAATAATATCTTCCTTGTGCTAAGTCTCTTAGCGGATATATCtagttatttaaatatataaaatattttataatttttaaaagtattatattttttaaaattaataaaatcaaatgataatttaaaatttcttattagtaattaaagcaaaaacaataattcataaTACTTATTATATtgtcaaaatctaaaattaattaaaacaagttaaTAGTGGGGCATCTAAGATatcgaatcaaaactaaaaagaaagcaTCGTGAAACAAGCAATGCATACGGAtcaaaactgaagaagcaggAACACTCAACAAACTCCACCTACTaacagaaactaagaaccttaaataatattaaaaataaggggtgtgttcaaccaactcaataagaaaataatatttaatatacattttagatattaatagtcAGCAAGttgatttatcttgatatacatatacatactaagTATATAATCAGAAAGTAATGAAATACATAtcagagatcagatgacacTCAAATGTGATCACTTCGGGAGGATTAATCGTCATAGGCTgatgcctctctcaccagctaggtatacaGAATATTATGTGCATATAGTCTgttagcatggagttactgacaagtcctATATGaaggcataatagatatttgcaaaatcatcaaagaaatgtATATCATATCCaataaaatttagttaaataGAATACAAATGTAAATTCAAGAATATATgagtactaaaaaaataaagcaacatatataaatattcaagaaattaactagtcgtactcatcatataatcaatgtacatatttatttatattacatgcatattaaagattatctcaCTCACTcggaaaatatagaaataaaaggaatattAGATGAAAGACCCGAAAAAACTATTGAGGATCATTAGCAAAACCTACAATAAATATACGAAATATACTaaaaacacaacacaatttaAAGATTCCACTGTATGAAACAAAACCAGGTTTACTCTCCTAtgtttagggactaaaacaataattttccaaaacagggaccaaaacataattttaccaaaattgaaggactaaactGTAAATACATAATCATACTAAAATTTCACCTATAAACCATCCTCAGTTCTTTCCAAAacaaaccaaggaccaaactataattttttttaaatttcatggactaaaatgtaaattctcaaaattaagggatcaaactgaaaatattccaaatcaattatcagaccgagattcatcatccttaacctcataataacacttatcagaatctcaaaatacatttaagggtcaaattataattttttcaaagtttagggactaaactataatttttataaatcaatgaccaaaataaaatttcatcatcttcaacctcaatacCATTATGTCCAGATTTTCTAAAAAGGttgaaatgaatttcttaacacataaaaatcaatttaaacaaatcaactcacaaatgtttatttttaacaacacaCTCAAAATTCATCACTTGACCTTAAACCCCTAATAATCATGAATGAATCTTAAcaatataaacttcaaatccttataaaccctaatctcttctttaattcttccataaacaaatcataatcaaAAGTAATATGAGAGAGAACCACTTGCTACTTCCACCTTTATTGAACccaaaaactcaatattaaaaactgAAATACTTGGTTTGATAAGGGGAGGGTCACAACATCCATAAaaattagaagagagaaaaataattctctTACAACTTTTTCTTATATACTTAGGTTAGCTTAGGTTGGGTTTAAGCTGACTTGAGCTTGGATTTGAACCAAAAGTTGGGTTTTACAATACTTCCCCCGTTAAACAAAATTTGTCATTGAATTTAAACTTTAAGAACCGAAGTCTTACCATCAAGTTCAAACAAGTATGGATACTTGTTGAGAATTTCCTCCTTAAGCTCCCACGTCACTTCTTCACGCAGGTGTCTGCTCCACACAACCTTAACCGATACGATTTCCTTCGATCAAAGTTTTCCACCTTTTCGATCCATTATTTCCACCGATTGAACTTCGTATGATATATCTTCCCTCAACTCAACCGGTTGAACTTCCAGCACATGAAATGAATCAGACAAATGCTTCCTTAACATCAAAACATGAAACACTACATGTATAGAGGATAGATCAGGCAGCAAGGCAAGCCGATATGCCACTACCCCTACTTTTTCCAAGATCTCAAAGGGTCCTATAAACCTTGAACTCAACTAACATTTCTTCCCAAATTTGAATATTCCTTTAATTAGGGAGAGTTTTAGGAACATTTTGTCACCCATTAAAAATTCTAGATTATGCCTCCTCTTACCTGCATAATTCTTTTGCCTATTCTGAGCTGTTTAAAGCTTATCTCGGATCACCTTAATCTTATCTAAAGTAATCTGTATTAACTTGGGACCCATTAATCTTCTCTCACCAACCTTATACCAACATACAAGTGATCTACACTTCTGGCCATACAAAGTCTCATAAGGACCCATATCAATGCTCGCTTGATAACTATTGTTATATGCAAACTTCACCAAAAACAAGTACTTGCTTCATTCGACACCTAAGTCAATCACACAATCTCTTAACATATCCTCTAGAATTTGTATAGTTCTCTTAGACTATCTTTCTGTCTGAGGATGAAAAGTAATACTTAACTGAGCGTTCATCACGAAAGCTTCCTGAAACTTCACCCAAAACTGAGAAGTAAATTGTGGATCTATGTCAAACACAATTAAGATCGGCACACTGTGCAACCTTATGATCTCATTAACATAGATTTCTACCAGTTTTGCAAACCTATAAGTCACCTTTACTAACAAGAAATGAGCTAACTTGGTCAAACAATCAACTACCACCCAAATCGAATTGTAACCTTCTTGACTCCGAGGAAAACCCGACA
It contains:
- the LOC18102911 gene encoding G-type lectin S-receptor-like serine/threonine-protein kinase RKS1 isoform X4 yields the protein MSKSQGPVCLIMEAEKLFLLFSLIMLQFLSCTSQESLKTNQTIKEGDLLISKGNIFALGFFSPGSSTNRYLGIWYHKIPEQTVVWVANRNDPIIGSSGFLFINQFGNLVLYRKDDQKLLVWSTNVSVEENDTCEAQLLDSGNLILVRKRSRKIVWQSFDYPTNIQLPGMKLGLDRKLGTDRFLTSWRSADDPGIGDFSIRINPNGSPQFFLYNGTKPITRAPPWPWRSQMGTFKSVFVNDPDEIYCQSTVPDGYYLVRLIVDHSGLLKMLTWRESDGRWKEYWKSPQLQCDYYGYCGAYSTCELANYNAFGCACLPGFEPKNPMEWSLRDGSGGCVRKRLQTSSVCDHGEGFVKVENVILPDTSAAAWVDMSKSRAEYCELECKRNCSCSAYAVIVIPGKGDGCLNWHKELVDIKYDRIESHDLYVRVDAYELGAEGDSLCHMSCHVSIGEGSGFSSGVNRYCFHSHAAGNTRKLNGSREKTMQAILAPSIALLLFLISLTAYLRLKKGAKKGTELQINSNSTESECFKLSTIMAATNNFSPANELGQGGFGSVYKGLLANGLEVAIKRLSRSSRQGIEEFKNEVMVIAKLQHRNLVKLLGYCNQDGEQMLIYEYLPNKSLDSFLFHESRRLLLDWRKRFDIIVGIARGILYLHQDSRLRIIHRDLKCSNILLDAEMNPKISDFGMAKIFEGNQTEDRTRRVVGTFGYMSPEYAVLGNFSVKSDVFSFGVVLLEIVSGKKNNRFYQQNPPLTLIGYVWELWREDKALEIVDPSLTELYDPRDALKCIQIGLLCVQEDATDRPSMLAVVFMLSNETEIPSPKQPAFLFRKSDKFPDLALEVEDGQCSVNEVTITEIASR
- the LOC18102911 gene encoding G-type lectin S-receptor-like serine/threonine-protein kinase RKS1 isoform X9, which codes for MSKSQGPVCLIMEAEKLFLLFSLIMLQFLSCTSQESLKTNQTIKEGDLLISKGNIFALGFFSPGSSTNRYLGIWYHKIPEQTVVWVANRNDPIIGSSGFLFINQFGNLVLYRKDDQKLLVWSTNVSVEENDTCEAQLLDSGNLILVRKRSRKIVWQSFDYPTNIQLPGMKLGLDRKLGTDRFLTSWRSADDPGIGDFSIRINPNGSPQFFLYNGTKPITRAPPWPWRSQMGTFKSVFVNDPDEIYCQSTVPDGYYLVRLIVDHSGLLKMLTWRESDGRWKEYWKSPQLQCDYYGYCGAYSTCELANYNAFGCACLPGFEPKNPMEWSLRDGSGGCVRKRLQTSSVCDHGEGFVKVENVILPDTSAAAWVDMSKSRAEYCELECKRNCSCSAYAVIVIPGKGDGCLNWHKELVDIKYDRIESHDLYVRVDAYELGAEGDSLCHMSCHVSIGEGSGFSSGVNRYCFHSHAAGNTRKLNGSREKTMQAILAPSIALLLFLISLTAYLRLKKGAKKGTELQINSNSTESECFKLSTIMAATNNFSPANELGQGGFGSVYKGLLANGLEVAIKRLSRSSRQGIEEFKNEVMVIAKLQHRNLVKLLGYCNQDGEQMLIYEYLPNKSLDSFLFHESRRLLLDWRKRFDIIVGIARGILYLHQDSRLRIIHRDLKCSNILLDAEMNPKISDFGMAKIFEGNQTEDRTRRVVGTFGYMSPEYAVLGNFSVKSDVFSFGVVLLEIVSGKKNNRFYQQNPPLTLIGYVWELWREDKALEIVDPSLTELYDPRDALKCIQIGLLCVQEDATDRPSMLAVVFMLSNETEIPSPKQPAFLFRKSDKFPDIALDVEDGQCSVNEVTITEIASR